One Candidatus Baltobacteraceae bacterium DNA segment encodes these proteins:
- a CDS encoding HPP family protein produces MRFDFGVLGGFKRRAFYVLLWSFVTMLLIGLVADLTQRPYIFPSLGPTALMVFAHPMRRDSAPRHVILGHAAGALCGYIALWLTGLLGVGFSSEIGGRRVLAAAIALGLTSALMVLLKSEHAPAGATTLIVALGILPRLVDFLFLMGAVVLLAVLALIINRICAIDYPIWSAAPWVRSHDAELLRKINTQRAKRR; encoded by the coding sequence ATGCGTTTCGACTTCGGGGTCCTCGGCGGATTCAAGCGGCGGGCGTTTTACGTGCTGCTCTGGAGTTTCGTGACGATGCTCTTGATCGGGCTCGTCGCCGATCTCACACAGCGTCCTTATATCTTTCCATCGCTGGGTCCGACCGCACTCATGGTTTTTGCCCACCCGATGCGGCGCGACTCGGCGCCGCGTCACGTCATTCTGGGCCACGCCGCGGGCGCGCTCTGCGGATATATCGCACTTTGGTTGACCGGCCTTTTGGGCGTCGGCTTCAGTAGTGAAATCGGGGGCCGGCGCGTCCTCGCGGCCGCGATCGCGTTGGGCCTGACATCGGCGCTTATGGTGCTGCTTAAGAGCGAACACGCGCCGGCCGGCGCCACCACGCTCATCGTCGCGCTCGGGATTCTTCCGCGATTGGTCGATTTCTTGTTCTTAATGGGCGCCGTCGTATTGCTGGCGGTGCTCGCTCTAATCATCAATCGCATCTGCGCGATCGACTATCCGATCTGGAGCGCGGCGCCCTGGGTGCGTAGTCACGATGCGGAACTGCTGCGAAAAATCAATACGCAAAGAGCCAAGCGACGTTGA
- a CDS encoding type II toxin-antitoxin system VapC family toxin, with the protein MIGLDTNVLVRILTRDDPRQFAAASRYIANSCTAESPAFINRIVVVEVVWVLENAYDEYTRDQIADAIAGVLNTAEFTVEDGISIRSVLGDYRSGADFADALIATINAKQGCTKTATFDKVARKKFEHFTDVTA; encoded by the coding sequence GTGATCGGTCTCGATACGAATGTCCTCGTTCGAATCTTGACGCGCGACGACCCCCGGCAATTCGCGGCGGCGAGCCGATACATCGCGAATAGCTGTACTGCTGAGAGCCCCGCTTTTATCAATCGAATCGTGGTCGTCGAAGTCGTTTGGGTTCTTGAAAATGCCTACGACGAATATACCCGCGATCAGATTGCCGATGCAATAGCCGGGGTTTTAAACACGGCGGAGTTTACGGTCGAGGACGGAATCTCAATTCGATCCGTGTTGGGCGACTACCGCAGTGGCGCCGATTTTGCCGACGCTCTGATAGCGACGATAAACGCGAAGCAAGGCTGCACTAAAACCGCCACGTTCGACAAAGTCGCCCGCAAGAAGTTCGAACATTTTACCGACGTAACGGCATAA
- a CDS encoding PLDc N-terminal domain-containing protein: MKLVLEILLSAILHPIAVVLAWINLAGRDDLSTVQKVLWALLCLLWGVGPILYMLLGGGTLW; encoded by the coding sequence ATGAAACTCGTGCTCGAGATTCTCCTCTCCGCAATCCTTCACCCGATCGCCGTGGTCTTGGCGTGGATAAATCTCGCCGGGCGCGACGATCTCTCCACGGTCCAGAAGGTGCTCTGGGCGCTGCTCTGCCTGCTTTGGGGCGTCGGCCCGATTCTCTATATGCTGCTGGGCGGCGGTACGCTCTGGTAG